The Planctomycetia bacterium genome includes a region encoding these proteins:
- the glgX gene encoding glycogen debranching protein GlgX, translating to MRVWPGRPYPLGATFDGSGVNFALFSENATKVELCFFNEPDDKEPAETLELKEHTDLVWHCYLPDTIPGQLYGYRVYGPYEPEKGHRFNPNKILLDPYARAIGRDLRWSDELFGYKIGDEASDLSFDNRDSAPYAPLAQVVDTAFTWGDDRPLRTPWHKTLIYELHVKGFTQLNPLVPEKLRGTYAGLASEAPIEHLKSLGVTAVELLPVQHRMDDRHLVEKGLTNYWGYNTLAFFAPDARYVSTHIQQPAVQQFKMMVRSLHAAGIEVILDVVYNHTAEGNQNGPTLSMRGIDNAAYYRLSPESPRHYMDFTGCGNTMSMRHPRVLQLIMDSLRYWVLEMHVDGFRFDLASTLARELYEVNKLSAFFEIIAQDPILSQVKLVDEPWDVGDGGYQVGNFPVLWSEWNGRYRDTIRSFWKGDGGLLCDFATRMAGSSDLYEVGGRRPYASMNFITCHDGFSLEDLVSYNEKHNDANGEGNRDGASNNDSWNCGIEGPTEDAEIKKLRAQQKRNLIATLLLSQGVPMILGGDELGHTQNGNNNTYCHDSELTWLKWDLNDEQTEFLNFVRSVVRIWQEQPVFQRRNFFLGRSIRDSEVKDISWLEPSGEEMTDEAWNAGFARCLGMRLAGDIIGDVDDRGDPIVGDTLLVLLNAHHEAIPFHLPLTKGKTPWEPLLDTARPDGNLEDLPDGGEYQLAGRSMAVFLTKLSTEIIPEESERTNKSKTAETKKPEGPAAEIPPGRRTIEASGVLITPVDDRPSFSSA from the coding sequence ATGCGAGTTTGGCCTGGACGCCCGTATCCGTTGGGAGCGACATTCGATGGTTCCGGCGTCAACTTCGCTCTGTTCTCCGAGAATGCCACGAAGGTCGAACTTTGTTTCTTCAACGAGCCCGACGACAAAGAACCTGCGGAAACGCTCGAACTTAAAGAACACACCGACTTAGTTTGGCACTGCTACCTTCCCGATACCATCCCGGGCCAACTCTACGGCTATCGCGTTTACGGCCCTTACGAGCCCGAGAAAGGTCATCGCTTCAATCCGAACAAAATCTTGCTCGACCCTTATGCACGGGCCATCGGTCGCGATCTTCGTTGGTCGGATGAACTGTTCGGCTATAAGATCGGCGACGAAGCGAGCGACCTGTCGTTCGACAATCGCGATAGCGCCCCATACGCGCCGCTCGCGCAGGTCGTCGACACGGCGTTTACCTGGGGCGACGATCGTCCGCTCCGCACGCCGTGGCATAAGACCCTGATCTACGAACTCCACGTCAAAGGTTTTACGCAACTCAATCCGCTCGTGCCGGAGAAGCTGCGCGGCACCTATGCCGGCCTCGCTTCCGAAGCGCCGATCGAACATCTCAAGAGTCTCGGCGTCACGGCGGTCGAGTTGCTCCCCGTGCAGCACCGCATGGACGACCGACATCTGGTCGAAAAAGGGCTCACGAACTACTGGGGCTATAACACGCTGGCGTTCTTCGCACCGGATGCGCGCTATGTGTCGACGCACATTCAGCAGCCCGCCGTGCAGCAATTCAAGATGATGGTTCGTTCGCTGCACGCGGCCGGCATCGAAGTGATTCTCGACGTCGTTTACAACCACACAGCCGAAGGAAATCAAAACGGCCCGACCCTCTCCATGCGCGGGATCGACAACGCGGCTTACTATCGACTGTCGCCGGAAAGCCCGCGGCACTACATGGACTTCACCGGTTGCGGCAACACGATGAGCATGCGCCATCCGCGCGTCTTGCAACTCATCATGGATAGCCTCCGTTATTGGGTCTTGGAGATGCACGTCGATGGCTTCCGCTTCGACCTTGCCAGCACGCTCGCTCGCGAGCTCTATGAAGTGAACAAGCTTAGCGCGTTCTTTGAAATCATCGCGCAAGATCCGATTCTTTCGCAGGTGAAACTAGTGGACGAGCCGTGGGACGTAGGTGACGGCGGCTACCAAGTCGGCAACTTCCCGGTCTTGTGGAGCGAATGGAACGGCCGCTACCGCGACACGATCCGGAGCTTTTGGAAGGGCGACGGCGGTCTGCTCTGCGACTTCGCTACCCGCATGGCAGGCAGCAGCGATCTTTACGAAGTCGGCGGACGGCGACCGTATGCGAGCATGAACTTCATCACTTGCCACGACGGCTTTTCGCTCGAAGACCTCGTGAGCTACAACGAAAAACACAACGACGCCAACGGCGAAGGGAACCGCGACGGCGCGAGCAACAACGATAGTTGGAACTGCGGCATCGAAGGTCCGACCGAGGATGCGGAGATCAAGAAACTCCGCGCACAGCAGAAGCGCAACCTCATCGCGACCCTTCTTCTCTCACAGGGCGTGCCGATGATCCTCGGCGGCGACGAACTCGGCCACACGCAAAACGGCAACAACAACACTTATTGCCACGACAGCGAACTGACGTGGCTCAAATGGGATCTCAACGACGAACAAACGGAGTTTCTCAACTTCGTCCGCTCGGTCGTTCGGATCTGGCAAGAGCAGCCGGTGTTTCAACGCCGCAACTTTTTCCTCGGACGGAGTATTCGCGACTCCGAGGTGAAAGACATCTCCTGGCTCGAACCCTCCGGTGAAGAGATGACCGACGAAGCTTGGAACGCAGGCTTCGCCCGTTGCCTCGGCATGCGGCTCGCCGGCGATATCATCGGCGACGTCGACGACCGCGGTGATCCGATCGTCGGCGACACTTTGCTAGTGCTGCTCAACGCACATCACGAAGCGATTCCGTTTCATCTGCCGCTGACGAAGGGAAAAACTCCTTGGGAGCCGCTGCTCGACACGGCTCGACCGGATGGAAATCTGGAAGACCTTCCTGACGGCGGCGAATACCAACTCGCCGGCCGCTCGATGGCCGTATTCCTCACGAAGCTTTCGACGGAAATCATCCCCGAGGAGTCGGAACGGACTAATAAATCGAAAACGGCAGAGACGAAGAAACCCGAAGGCCCCGCCGCCGAGATTCCACCAGGACGACGCACGATCGAAGCTAGCGGCGTACTCATCACGCCGGTAGACGATCGCCCCTCGTTCTCGTCGGCCTGA